A window of the Candidatus Eisenbacteria bacterium genome harbors these coding sequences:
- the rpmA gene encoding 50S ribosomal protein L27 has translation MAHKKGQSSTRNGRESNAQRLGVKRFGGEVVECGSIIVRQRGFKFHPGENVGVGSDDTLFAMVHGTVKFTRYGRDRKRVHVVPGSPSSN, from the coding sequence ATGGCACATAAAAAGGGTCAATCCTCGACCCGGAACGGCCGCGAGTCGAACGCGCAGCGCCTCGGCGTCAAACGGTTCGGCGGCGAGGTCGTGGAGTGCGGCAGCATCATCGTGCGGCAGCGTGGCTTCAAGTTTCATCCGGGCGAGAACGTCGGCGTCGGCAGCGACGACACGCTGTTCGCCATGGTGCACGGCACCGTGAAGTTCACGCGCTACGGTCGCGATCGCAAGCGTGTGCACGTGGTGCCGGGCTCGCCTTCCTCGAACTGA
- the rplU gene encoding 50S ribosomal protein L21, with protein sequence MYAIVNINGNQTRVEPNAIVTVPRVKGEPGARLTFDQVMLVSNGDSITVGKPYLKGASVAFEVVDHPRGEKIYVMKFKRRRDFSRRTGHRSELTRLKVSAIQA encoded by the coding sequence ATGTACGCCATCGTCAACATCAACGGCAATCAGACCCGGGTCGAGCCGAACGCGATCGTGACCGTTCCGCGCGTCAAGGGCGAGCCGGGTGCCAGGCTCACCTTTGATCAGGTGATGCTGGTCTCCAACGGCGACTCGATCACGGTCGGCAAGCCGTACCTCAAAGGTGCCAGCGTTGCGTTCGAAGTCGTGGACCATCCGCGCGGCGAGAAGATCTACGTGATGAAGTTCAAGCGTCGTCGCGACTTCAGCCGTCGCACCGGACATCGCAGCGAGCTGACCCGACTCAAGGTGTCGGCCATTCAGGCGTAG
- the kdsB gene encoding 3-deoxy-manno-octulosonate cytidylyltransferase yields MIPARFAAQRFPGKPLAMLWGKPMLRHVWERASRVAGLDELVIATDDDRIATAARTWGATVELTSPDCTSGTDRVAEVARRRESVELALNLQGDEPELDADAVSRLVAGMHADVSIQMATLAHVEEHPEVFGSADVVKVVLDDVSDAVYFSRADIASGSRGGPALRHVGVYGFRRALLLAFAGWSPGSLELAERLEQLRALQRGVKIRVFTGTRPFSGIDTPEQMAALERRGPRPDAQ; encoded by the coding sequence GTGATCCCTGCGCGCTTCGCCGCGCAGCGCTTTCCCGGCAAGCCGCTCGCGATGCTGTGGGGCAAGCCGATGCTGCGCCACGTCTGGGAGCGGGCGAGTCGCGTTGCGGGCCTCGACGAACTGGTGATCGCGACCGACGACGATCGGATCGCGACTGCGGCGCGCACGTGGGGCGCCACAGTCGAGCTGACTTCGCCCGACTGCACGAGCGGAACCGATCGCGTTGCAGAGGTCGCGCGACGGCGCGAGTCGGTCGAGCTGGCGCTCAACCTGCAAGGCGACGAGCCGGAGCTCGACGCCGACGCCGTCTCGCGACTCGTCGCCGGCATGCACGCCGACGTCTCGATCCAGATGGCGACACTCGCGCACGTCGAGGAGCATCCCGAAGTGTTCGGCTCGGCGGACGTGGTCAAGGTGGTGCTCGACGATGTCTCCGATGCGGTGTACTTCAGCCGCGCCGACATCGCATCCGGATCGCGCGGCGGCCCCGCCCTGCGGCACGTCGGTGTGTACGGATTCCGCCGCGCGCTGCTGCTCGCCTTCGCGGGCTGGTCGCCGGGATCACTCGAGCTGGCCGAACGGCTCGAGCAGCTTCGCGCGCTGCAGCGCGGCGTCAAGATCCGCGTCTTCACCGGCACGCGACCGTTTTCCGGTATCGACACACCTGAGCAGATGGCGGCACTCGAGCGGCGCGGACCACGTCCCGACGCGCAGTGA
- the mdh gene encoding malate dehydrogenase → MKNKVAVIGAGNVGASAALFIAERALADVVLIDRPEMDGMPQGKALDMQQAAPLWHKGGRIDGATDLAAVKGCDVVVMTAGFPRKPGMSRSDLLKANADIIRPAAEAVKQHAPNAIVVVVTNPLDVMTWLFWKTTGFPKHRVIGMAGILDSARFRAFLAMELGVSGADVQAMVLGGHGDSMVPVTQYTTVSGIPVSELIAPDRLAQIVQRTRDGGAEIVKLLKTGSAYYAPAMSAVEMVEAILTDQKRLLPCSVLLDGEYDQKGMFCGVPVVLGAKGVEKIVTLKLSATDQAALAKSAKDVADMIAELGA, encoded by the coding sequence GTGAAGAACAAGGTCGCCGTGATCGGAGCGGGCAACGTGGGCGCGAGTGCGGCTCTGTTCATCGCGGAACGCGCGCTCGCCGACGTGGTGCTGATCGATCGCCCCGAGATGGACGGCATGCCGCAGGGCAAGGCGCTCGACATGCAGCAGGCCGCCCCGCTGTGGCACAAGGGCGGACGCATCGACGGCGCAACCGACCTTGCCGCGGTCAAGGGTTGCGACGTGGTGGTGATGACGGCCGGCTTTCCGCGCAAGCCCGGCATGTCGCGCAGTGATCTGCTTAAAGCCAACGCCGACATCATCCGGCCCGCCGCCGAGGCGGTGAAGCAACACGCACCGAATGCGATCGTGGTGGTGGTCACCAATCCGCTCGACGTCATGACCTGGCTGTTCTGGAAGACCACCGGATTCCCGAAGCACCGCGTGATCGGCATGGCCGGCATTCTCGACTCCGCGCGCTTCCGCGCCTTCCTCGCCATGGAGCTGGGTGTCTCGGGCGCCGACGTGCAGGCGATGGTGCTCGGCGGTCACGGCGACTCCATGGTGCCGGTGACGCAATACACCACGGTCTCGGGGATTCCGGTGTCGGAACTGATCGCGCCGGATCGTCTCGCCCAGATCGTTCAGCGCACCCGAGACGGCGGTGCCGAGATCGTGAAGCTCCTGAAGACCGGCTCGGCCTACTACGCGCCGGCGATGTCGGCGGTCGAGATGGTCGAGGCGATTCTCACCGACCAGAAGCGGCTGTTGCCGTGCTCGGTGCTGCTCGACGGCGAATACGACCAGAAGGGCATGTTCTGCGGCGTGCCGGTGGTGCTGGGTGCGAAGGGGGTCGAGAAGATCGTGACCCTCAAGCTGTCGGCGACCGATCAGGCGGCGCTCGCCAAGTCGGCCAAAGACGTCGCCGACATGATCGCGGAGCTGGGCGCTTAA
- a CDS encoding FAD-binding oxidoreductase yields the protein MESADIVIVGGGVMGSSIAWHLCEDGVRGRVVVIERDPSYARASSRLALGGVRQQFGSDVNIRLVQWSVRFWRQFDDLMSVNGHEAHANFRSRGYLFLADDAHARHFEERLAMMRLFGAQVERLELDEIAKRVPGVALDDIRFGVFGADDGYANPHEVLHGFRAGAQAAGAEFRTGEVVAIESQHARVREVQLADGTRIATRNVVIAAGAWSRPLGAMLGVEFPIEPQRQSLFRCALPERASRRFPMVIDPSGVHWRHEDDDRGAAHDAIVVACTRAEEPMGENFEPDPTRWSRDFLPALARRLPGLRGLEPLETWAGLYEMTPDHNPLIGACDTVGGLYVAAGFSGHGLMMSPAVGKAMSEIVRLGRAETVDVSPLSPDRFERGALFRDGAMI from the coding sequence ATGGAGTCGGCCGACATCGTGATCGTAGGCGGTGGTGTGATGGGCTCGTCGATCGCCTGGCATCTGTGCGAGGACGGCGTGCGCGGACGCGTCGTGGTGATCGAACGCGATCCGAGCTACGCGCGTGCCTCGTCGCGGCTCGCGCTCGGAGGCGTCCGCCAGCAGTTCGGTTCCGATGTGAACATCCGCCTCGTTCAATGGAGCGTGCGTTTCTGGCGCCAGTTCGACGACTTGATGAGCGTCAACGGGCACGAGGCGCACGCGAACTTCCGGTCGCGCGGCTATCTGTTCCTCGCGGACGACGCGCATGCGCGGCACTTCGAGGAGCGGCTCGCGATGATGCGGCTGTTCGGCGCTCAGGTCGAGCGACTCGAACTCGATGAGATCGCCAAGCGGGTGCCCGGCGTCGCGCTCGACGACATCCGCTTCGGCGTGTTCGGTGCCGACGACGGCTACGCGAACCCACACGAAGTGCTGCACGGCTTTCGCGCCGGCGCGCAGGCGGCGGGGGCCGAGTTCCGGACGGGCGAGGTCGTCGCGATCGAGAGTCAGCATGCGCGAGTGCGCGAAGTGCAGCTCGCCGATGGCACGCGCATCGCGACGCGCAACGTGGTGATCGCGGCCGGCGCGTGGTCGCGGCCGCTCGGCGCGATGCTCGGGGTCGAGTTCCCGATCGAGCCGCAGCGCCAGTCGCTGTTTCGCTGCGCGCTGCCCGAGAGGGCGTCGCGGCGCTTCCCGATGGTGATCGATCCGAGCGGGGTGCACTGGCGACACGAAGACGACGACCGTGGCGCCGCGCACGACGCCATCGTGGTCGCGTGCACGCGCGCGGAGGAGCCGATGGGGGAGAACTTCGAGCCCGATCCGACCCGGTGGAGCCGCGACTTCCTGCCGGCACTCGCGCGCCGGCTTCCGGGTCTTCGCGGCCTCGAGCCGCTCGAGACCTGGGCGGGGCTCTACGAGATGACGCCCGATCACAATCCGCTGATCGGCGCGTGCGACACGGTGGGAGGGCTGTACGTCGCCGCGGGTTTCAGCGGCCACGGTCTCATGATGTCGCCGGCGGTCGGCAAGGCGATGTCCGAGATCGTTCGGCTGGGTCGCGCCGAAACCGTCGACGTCTCGCCGCTTTCACCCGACCGCTTCGAGCGCGGCGCGCTGTTTCGGGACGGGGCGATGATCTGA